A single region of the Gadus morhua chromosome 5, gadMor3.0, whole genome shotgun sequence genome encodes:
- the tecpr2 gene encoding tectonin beta-propeller repeat-containing protein 2: protein MATPTPPQSILREFCPLYYLLNSIPEKVQKGFRSVLVYLTALDSSRDFIAVGSSIGVLYLYSRRLSHMDKHHIKGKSEAITAVKLLSCFDDLVAVGTASGRVTVFQLVSQLPGRNKQLRRFDVLGLHKSTVTCLAWSTNGAKLFSGDDKGRVVFTALELDKGECKPVIFLEEASGIVQLEYSHTVLLVCSQQRALFFSTQQQVLQQMGTKPRKSGRFGACFLPALCKQSDLQVLAARPGFRLWRADIQGLAEDAQLFKDLSSTPVPEFQLFPRPSTAGAYHPAERQLGLLSCFHRDGWLLSWNEYSVYVVDCLNEVVIGALESCGDIVAVSSCQNEVFILKGDRDIIRVSSCPEGQTPSSDSSAGLASPLTTPTVLSPPIGSVETAQPIRTMAIVMEKQDAGGGARSAEEEEEEEEPEEEEEVEPEVVEGSAPHRVGSRRDLQLLFLLPVGEHSPQRGSTHSRSSSVTSWDSGSTSLTPDLSELGSKRYSASLDPEELQQELVVKAIRVKKRMRRGRKDSCSRRTVSDGGWSEPMAGVQDGAGSHGNPQTQQPLLEHRPPEPEPSRAQDLQTTSGSEAGPLSLPPLLLEDPPDPAVPPTPDVDLLLECSFSYLQASQDPPPGPDLLPNGEDDEEFLSPLIGPEEEEEEEDAAPPCGREDPLFHSTVSTLDPEASDEEEDIYRCSGAPPGGEPGYCRPGGPPGGPAEEDQRSPKGDQLAECWMGYPGPGCGILSLHVTDRYVWCLDFKGVLFCSPLPDGGLKWQRFEDNIHQVAVSPSGGLLWKVEQKTMTAYACGKVSIKGKRHWYKALDLTASVALSNNAAWILRTNGDLYLQTGLSAERPCARSVKVETPCSFSQVCARGGVVWALSEEGAVFYREGLSSYCCEGDSWRNDKISEAQGVQLMCVSLGPSGVVWALDASGALWFRTGVSPASPQGEDHHWWQISITDYVVFDQGSLFQTLLQATHSVATVTRTPVERVAECLRVAFLSQQAQCQPSLVSANPSGVWIASGRNHLHVARGNLVGTFWQNVVPRGTVSSTRWTFITTSVLPYRPGTFLWVAQSRKDLFCIWDQDGELRPSSVTLPPEVELSQLSACGDALWGLDTHGYVHIRTLSPTCPIGMHWARLDLSQLGGARLVSVSCGGQNVWAVDTQGMVYFRVGTQPLNPSMMLPAWICIEPPVQPVGVQLVSIHSSPNDRQLWALDNRGSVHVRTGLNEEMPVGTDWEQVPGLAASQLVLSVRTVWVRCPNGEIARRYGNTARNPAGDYWKRIPGMSHWLAVTPDDALWAVTVSGGLSHRLTKPLPHNPPADPAPPADDLEDEWEVI from the exons ATGGCAACGCCGACCCCCCCACAGTCCATCCTGAGGGAGTTCTGCCCTCTGTACTACTTGCTGAACAGCATCCCAGAAAAG gtccagaagggtttccGCTCCGTGTTGGTGTACCTGACTGCGCTGGACAGCAGCCGGGACTTCATCGCTGTGGGCAGCAGCATCGGAGTCCTCTATCTGTACTCCCGCAGGCTCAGTCACATGGACAAGCACCACATCAAG GGAAAATCTGAAGCTATTACAGCAGTGAAACTCCTCAGCTGTTTTGACGATCTTGTTGCTGTGGGAACGGCATCAGGACGGGTTACGGTGTTCCAGCTCGTCTCTCAACTTCCTGGCCGGAATAAGCAG CTGCGGCGCTTCGATGTGCTGGGCCTCCACAAGAGCACCGTGACCTGCCTGGCCTGGAGCACCAACGGGGCCAAGCTCTTCTCCGGGGACGACAAGGGCCGGGTGGTCTTCACCGCCCTGGAGCTCGACAAG GGGGAGTGTAAGCCGGTGATATTCCTGGAGGAGGCGTCTGGGATCGTCCAGCTGGAGTACAGCCACACGGTGCTGTTGGTGTGcagccagcagagggcgctgttcTTTTCCACCCAGCAGCAGGTCCTGCAGCAGATGGGGACCAAGCCAAGGAAGAG tGGGCGGTTCGGGGCCTGCTTCCTGCCCGCTCTGTGTAAGCAGAGCGACCTCCAGGTGCTGGCTGCGCGGCCGGGCTTCAGGCTGTGGAGGGCCGACATCCAGGGCCTGGCGGAGGACGCGCAGCTCTTCAAAGACCTCTCCAGCACTCCC GTCCCGGAGTTCCAGTTGTTCCCCAGGCCGTCCACGGCCGGCGCCTACCACCCGGCAGAGAGACAGCTGGGTCTGCTGTCCTGTTTCCATAGAGACGGCTGGCTGCTCAGCTGGAACGAATACAGCGTCTATGTCGTCGACTGTCTTAACGAG GTGGTGATCGGAGCTCTGGAGAGCTGTGGAGACATCGTGGCCGTGTCCTCGTGCCAGAACGAGGTGTTCATCCTGAAAGGAGACCGAGACATCATCCGGGTCTCCAGCTGCCCCGAGGGACAGACCCCCT CGTCTGATTCGTCCGCCGGCCTCGCGTCGCCTTTGACCACGCCCACTGTTCTCTCTCCACCAATCGGTTCGGTGGAAACGGCCCAGCCCATCAGAACCATGGCCATCGTCATGGAGAAGCAGGACGCGGGCGGCGGAGCGAGGAgcgccgaggaggaggaggaggaggaggagccggaggaggaggaggaggtggagccggAGGTGGTCGAGGGTTCCGCGCCCCACCGTGTCGGCTCCCGACGAGACCTGCAgctgctcttcctcctgccGGTCGGGGAGCACTCCCCCCAGCGCGGCTCCACCCACAGCCGCAGCAGCTCCGTCACCTCCTGGGACAGCGGCTCCACCTCGCTGACCCCCGACCTCTCTGAGCTGGGCTCCAAGCGCTACAGCGCCTCCCTGGACCCGGAGGAGCTGCAGCAGGAGCTGGTGGTGAAGGCCATCCGCGtgaagaagaggatgaggaggggacgCAAAG ACAGCTGCAGCAGGAGGACCGTCTCAGACGGGGGCTGGTCCGAGCCCATGGCGGGTGTGCAGGACGGGGCCGGTAGCCACGGTAACCCTCAAACCCAGCAGCCCCTCCTGGAGCACCGGCCCCCCGAGCCTGAGCCCAGCCGAGCCCAGGACCTGCAGACCACCTCGGG CTCAGAGGccggccccctctccctccctcccctcctgctggaggacccccccgaccccgccgtcccccccaccccggacGTGGACCTCCTGCTGGAGTGCAGCTTCTCCTACCTGCAGGCGTCCCAGGACCCGCCCCCCGGCCCCGACCTGCTGCCCAATggggaggacgacgaggagttCCTGAGCCCTCTCATTGgaccagaggaagaggaggaggaggag GACGCGGCGCCCCCCTGTGGCCGGGAGGACCCCCTGTTCCACTCCACCGTGTCCACCCTGGACCCCGAGGCcagcgacgaggaggaggacatctACCGCTGCAGCGGAGCGCCCCCCGGTGGGGAGCCGGGGTACTGCCGCCccggggggcccccgggggggccGGCCGAGGAGGACCAGCGGTCACCGAAAGGAGACCAG ctgGCAGAGTGCTGGATGGGGTACCCTGGTCCAGGCTGTGGCATCCTGAGTCTCCATGTGACTGACAG GTATGTGTGGTGTCTGGACTTCAAAGGGGTCCTGTTCTGCAGTCCTCTGCCTGACGGGGGTCTGAAATGGCAGCGCTTTGAAGACAACATCCACCAGGTGGCGGTGTCCCCCTCAG GAGGTCTGCTGTGGAAGGTGGAGCAGAAGACCATGACGGCCTACGCCTGTGGGAAGGTGTCCATCAAGGGCAAGCGCCACTGGTACAAAGCCCTGGACCTCACCGCCTCCGTCGCCCTCAGCAACAACGCCGCCTGGATCCTCCGCACCAACGGAGACCTCTACCtgcagacag ggctGAGTGCCGAGCGCCCCTGCGCCCGCTCGGTGAAGGTGGAGACCCCGTGCTCGTTCTCCCAGGTGTGTGCGCGAGGGGGCGTGGTCTGGGCCCTGAGCGAGGAGGGGGCCGTCTTCTACAGGGAGGGGCTGAGCAGCTACTGTTGCGAGGGGGACAGCTGGAGGAATGACAAGATCAG cgAGGCGCAGGGGGTCcagctgatgtgtgtgtctctgggccCCAGCGGGGTGGTCTGGGCGCTGGACGCCAGCGGGGCTCTGTGGTTCAGGACCGGGGTCTCCCCCGCCAGCCCCCAGGGGGAGGACCACCACTGGtggcag ATCAGCATCACGGACTACGTGGTGTTCGACCAGGGCAGCCTCTTCCAGACCCTGCTACAGGCCACCCACAGCGTTGCCACGGTGACCAGGACCCCCGTGGAGCGCGTGGCCGAGTGCCTGCGCGTGGCCTTCCTCTCCCAGCAGGCCCAGTGCCAGCCCAGCCTGGTCAGCGCCAACCCCAGTGGGGTCTGGATCGCCTCGGGGCGCAACCACCTCCACGTCGCCAGGGGCAACCTCGTGG GAACCTTCTGGCAGAACGTTGTTCCCCGAGGAACCGTCTCCTCCACCAGATGGACCTTCATCACCACCTCGGTGCTGCCCTACCGCCCCG gtacctTCCTGTGGGTGGCCCAGAGCAGGAAGGACCTCTTCTGTATCTGGGATCAGGACGGGGAGCTCCGGCCTTCCAGCGTAACGCTGCCCCCAGAG GTGGAGCTGAGCCAGCTGTCGGCCTGTGGGGACGCCCTGTGGGGTCTGGACACTCACGGCTACGTCCACATCAGGACTCTGTCACCCACCTGTCCTATCGGCATGCACTGGGCCCGCCTGGACCTCAGCCAGCTAG ggggagCGCGTCTGGTCAGCGTGTCGTGTGGTGGCCAGAACGTCTGGGCCGTGGACACCCAGGGGATGGTCTACTTCAGGGTCGGGACGCAACCTCTGAACCCCAGCATGATGCTACCTGCCTGGATCTGCATAGAGCCACCTGTACAG ccggtgGGGGTGCAGCTGGTCAGCATCCACAGCAGTCCTAACGACCGCCAGCTGTGGGCGCTGGACAACCGCGGCAGCGTGCACGTGAGGACCGGCCTCAACGAGGAGATGCCCGTGGGCACGGACTGGGAGCAGGTCCCAG GCCTGGCCGCCAGCCAGCTGGTCCTGAGTGTCAGGACGGTCTGGGTCCGATGTCCCAACGGAGAGATCGCCCGTCGCTACGGCAACACGGCCAGGAACCCGGCGGGAGATTACTGGAAGAGGATCCCGGGAATGAGCCACTGGCTGgctg tcacTCCTGATGATGCTTTGTGGGCGGTCACCGTCTCGGGCGGGCTGTCCCACCGCCTcactaagcccctcccccacaacccccccgccgaccccgccccccctgccgACGACCTTGAGGACGAATGGGAGGTCATCTAA
- the ankrd9 gene encoding ankyrin repeat domain-containing protein 9 — MPWDVEVQHGEGRSDYKSEKRCQRTSLAFYQAVRDGLPPWLLEDMRRMEVFHWEADGQARAFSPAEALLYALVHDHQAYARHLLAGFSVAALEPPSGSFRCCGASGPPHLAAAVRYGRVAILKMMLTALKDLPSEGARRRFLDGGGGGCPHDADGGKTAVRLACDLLRPECLLLLLGHGASPGLGDGAGATPLDALLRRMGGEPARGPAEARGRRVCLGYLLLFTPRPHQGLHQRLAEREPEQWRRLVGTEAFRWLAGAASPPSLFVRAMQTLVRSVPAERLDCLPGFLKPIDFPL, encoded by the coding sequence ATGCCGTGGGACGTGGAGGTGCAGCACGGCGAGGGCCGCTCGGACTACAAGTCGGAGAAGCGGTGCCAGCGGACGTCGCTGGCCTTCTACCAGGCGGTGCGCGACGGCCTGCCCCCCTGGCTGCTGGAGGACATGCGCCGCATGGAGGTGTTCCACTGGGAGGCGGACGGCCAGGCGCGCGCCTTCAGCCCCGCCGAGGCGCTGCTCTACGCCCTGGTGCACGACCACCAGGCCTACGCGCgccacctgctggccggctTCTCCGTCGCCGCCCTGGAGCCCCCCAGCGGGAGCTTCCGCTGCTGCGGGGCGTCGGGGCCGCCGCacctggcggcggcggtgcgCTACGGCCGCGTGGCCATCCTGAAGATGATGCTGACGGCGCTGAAGGACCTCCCCTCGGAGGGCGCCCGCCGCCGCTTCctggacggcggcggcggcggctgcccGCACGACGCCGACGGCGGGAAGACGGCGGTGCGGCTGGCGTGCGACCTGCTGCGGCCCGagtgcctgctgctgctgctgggccacGGCGCCAGCCCGGGGCTGGGCGACGGCGCCGGGGCCACGCCCCTCGACGCCCTGCTGCGGCGGATGGGCGGCGAGCCGGCCCGTGGGCCGGCGGAGGCCCGCGGCCGCCGCGTGTGCCTGGGCTACCTGCTGCTCTTCACCCCGCGGCCGCaccagggcctccaccagcgGCTGGCGGAGCGGGAGCCGGAGCAGTGGCGGCGCCTGGTGGGGACGGAGGCCTTCCGGTGGCTGGCCGGGgcggcctcccccccctccctgttcgTCAGGGCCATGCAGACCCTGGTGCGCTCCGTGCCGGCCGAGCGGTTGGACTGCCTGCCGGGTTTTCTCAAGCCCATAGACTTCCCTCTCTGA
- the rcor1 gene encoding REST corepressor 1 isoform X2, with product MPAMLEKNGIEITGKRRGRNAVNNPNKSYQSNGNSVNSWEEGSSGSSSDEEHGGGGMRVGPQYQAMVPDYDPDVAKTAQERENLGMLVWIPSISLADTKLDEYIAIAKERHGYNMEQALGMLFWHKHNVEKSLADLPNFTPFPDEWTVEDKVLFEQAFSFHGKSFHRIQQMLPDKSMASLVRFYYSWKKSRSKTSLMDRHARKHRRERDSEDEVEEGNVNAPSDTEFQDPTKEVGSAVPESSQVAPSSEQKPAPVDKPVHVKREGPGFSGKTLQRTKKKPPKGMHLTQGDVAALSCSAPAAKGVIRQLDSELVTIKRQIQTIKQANGTLKDKLTSGVEQYRIPEVNQKFNTRWTTEEQLLAVQAIRKYGRDFQAISDVIGNKSVVQVKNFFVNYRRRFNLDEVLQEWQAEHGMEGERRGGAGEEEKMEVSPSAEEGGVTTPATPEEPKEEEPATPQTS from the exons ATGCCGGCGATGTTGGAGAAGAACGGCATCGAGATAACTGGAAAGAGACGGGGCAGGAACGCCGTAAACAACCCGAACAAAAGTTATCAGTCCAACGGAAACAGCGTCAACTCCTGGGAAGAGGGGAGTTCGGGCTCGAGCAGCGACGAGGAACACG GTGGCGGTGGGATGCGAGTTGGACCGCAGTACCAAGCCATGGTACCGGACTATGACCCAG ATGTGGCGAAGACGGCCCAGGAGCGAGAGAACCTGGGCATGCTGGTCTGGATCCCCAGCATCTCGCTGGCCGACACCAAAT TGGACGAATACATCGCCATCGCCAAGGAGAGACACGGCTACAACATGGAGCAG gcgcTGGGGATGCTGTTCTGGCACAAGCACAACGTGGAGAAGTCTCTGGCCGACCTGCCCAACTTCACCCCCTTCCCCGACGAGTGGACGGTGGAGGACAAGGTCCTGTTTGAGCAGGCCTTCAGCTTCCATGGCAAGAGCTTCCACCGCATCCAGCAGATG ctgCCAGATAAGTCAATGGCCAGCCTGGTCAGGTTCTACTACTCTTGGAAGAAGAGCCGCAGTAAGACAAGCCTGATGGACCGCCACGCCCGCaagcacaggagagagagagacag tgaggatgaggtggaggaggggaacgTGAACGCTCCAAGTGACACAGAATTCCAAGACCCGACCAAGGAG GTGGGGTCGGCGGTGCCTGAGAGCTCCCAGGTGGCTCCGTCCAGCGAGCAGAAG CCGGCCCCCGTGGATAAGCCCGTCCACGTGAAGAGGGAGGGGCCCGGCTTCTCCGGGAAGACCCTGCAGAGGACCAAGAAGAAGCCGCCCAAAGGCATGCACCTGACGCAGGGCGACGTGGCGGCCCTGTCCTGTAGCGCCCCCGCTGCCAAGGGGGTGATACGGCAGCTGGACTCGGAGCTGGTCACCATCAAGCGACAA ATCCAGACCATCAAACAGGCCAACGGCACGTTGAAGGACAAGCTGACCTCGGGAGTGGAGCAGTACAGAATCCCTGAG GTGAACCAGAAGTTCAACACCCGCTGGACCACAGAGGAGCAGCTCCTCGCTGTCCAAG CCATCAGGAAGTACGGCCGGGACTTCCAGGCCATCTCGGACGTGATCGGGAACAAGTCGGTGGTGCAGGTGAAGAACTTCTTCGTCAACTACCGGCGCCGCTTCAACCTGGACGAGGTGCTGCAGGAGTGGCAGGCGGAGCACGgcatggagggggagaggagaggaggcgcaggggaggaggagaagatggaggtgTCTCCGTCtgctgaggagggaggggtcacGACCCCGGCCACGCCCGAGGAGCcgaaggag GAGGAGCCCGCGACGCCCCAGACCtcctga
- the rcor1 gene encoding REST corepressor 1 isoform X1, producing the protein MPAMLEKNGIEITGKRRGRNAVNNPNKSYQSNGNSVNSWEEGSSGSSSDEEHGGGGMRVGPQYQAMVPDYDPDVAKTAQERENLGMLVWIPSISLADTKLDEYIAIAKERHGYNMEQALGMLFWHKHNVEKSLADLPNFTPFPDEWTVEDKVLFEQAFSFHGKSFHRIQQMLPDKSMASLVRFYYSWKKSRSKTSLMDRHARKHRRERDRYALVTMVTATPASRRERDSEDEVEEGNVNAPSDTEFQDPTKEVGSAVPESSQVAPSSEQKPAPVDKPVHVKREGPGFSGKTLQRTKKKPPKGMHLTQGDVAALSCSAPAAKGVIRQLDSELVTIKRQIQTIKQANGTLKDKLTSGVEQYRIPEVNQKFNTRWTTEEQLLAVQAIRKYGRDFQAISDVIGNKSVVQVKNFFVNYRRRFNLDEVLQEWQAEHGMEGERRGGAGEEEKMEVSPSAEEGGVTTPATPEEPKEEEPATPQTS; encoded by the exons ATGCCGGCGATGTTGGAGAAGAACGGCATCGAGATAACTGGAAAGAGACGGGGCAGGAACGCCGTAAACAACCCGAACAAAAGTTATCAGTCCAACGGAAACAGCGTCAACTCCTGGGAAGAGGGGAGTTCGGGCTCGAGCAGCGACGAGGAACACG GTGGCGGTGGGATGCGAGTTGGACCGCAGTACCAAGCCATGGTACCGGACTATGACCCAG ATGTGGCGAAGACGGCCCAGGAGCGAGAGAACCTGGGCATGCTGGTCTGGATCCCCAGCATCTCGCTGGCCGACACCAAAT TGGACGAATACATCGCCATCGCCAAGGAGAGACACGGCTACAACATGGAGCAG gcgcTGGGGATGCTGTTCTGGCACAAGCACAACGTGGAGAAGTCTCTGGCCGACCTGCCCAACTTCACCCCCTTCCCCGACGAGTGGACGGTGGAGGACAAGGTCCTGTTTGAGCAGGCCTTCAGCTTCCATGGCAAGAGCTTCCACCGCATCCAGCAGATG ctgCCAGATAAGTCAATGGCCAGCCTGGTCAGGTTCTACTACTCTTGGAAGAAGAGCCGCAGTAAGACAAGCCTGATGGACCGCCACGCCCGCaagcacaggagagagagagacaggtacgcTCTAGTAACCATGGTTACCGCCACGCCCGcaagcagaagagagagagacag tgaggatgaggtggaggaggggaacgTGAACGCTCCAAGTGACACAGAATTCCAAGACCCGACCAAGGAG GTGGGGTCGGCGGTGCCTGAGAGCTCCCAGGTGGCTCCGTCCAGCGAGCAGAAG CCGGCCCCCGTGGATAAGCCCGTCCACGTGAAGAGGGAGGGGCCCGGCTTCTCCGGGAAGACCCTGCAGAGGACCAAGAAGAAGCCGCCCAAAGGCATGCACCTGACGCAGGGCGACGTGGCGGCCCTGTCCTGTAGCGCCCCCGCTGCCAAGGGGGTGATACGGCAGCTGGACTCGGAGCTGGTCACCATCAAGCGACAA ATCCAGACCATCAAACAGGCCAACGGCACGTTGAAGGACAAGCTGACCTCGGGAGTGGAGCAGTACAGAATCCCTGAG GTGAACCAGAAGTTCAACACCCGCTGGACCACAGAGGAGCAGCTCCTCGCTGTCCAAG CCATCAGGAAGTACGGCCGGGACTTCCAGGCCATCTCGGACGTGATCGGGAACAAGTCGGTGGTGCAGGTGAAGAACTTCTTCGTCAACTACCGGCGCCGCTTCAACCTGGACGAGGTGCTGCAGGAGTGGCAGGCGGAGCACGgcatggagggggagaggagaggaggcgcaggggaggaggagaagatggaggtgTCTCCGTCtgctgaggagggaggggtcacGACCCCGGCCACGCCCGAGGAGCcgaaggag GAGGAGCCCGCGACGCCCCAGACCtcctga
- the rcor1 gene encoding REST corepressor 1 isoform X3 has product MPAMLEKNGIEITGKRRGRNAVNNPNKSYQSNGNSVNSWEEGSSGSSSDEEHGGGGMRVGPQYQAMVPDYDPVDEYIAIAKERHGYNMEQALGMLFWHKHNVEKSLADLPNFTPFPDEWTVEDKVLFEQAFSFHGKSFHRIQQMLPDKSMASLVRFYYSWKKSRSKTSLMDRHARKHRRERDRYALVTMVTATPASRRERDSEDEVEEGNVNAPSDTEFQDPTKEVGSAVPESSQVAPSSEQKPAPVDKPVHVKREGPGFSGKTLQRTKKKPPKGMHLTQGDVAALSCSAPAAKGVIRQLDSELVTIKRQIQTIKQANGTLKDKLTSGVEQYRIPEVNQKFNTRWTTEEQLLAVQAIRKYGRDFQAISDVIGNKSVVQVKNFFVNYRRRFNLDEVLQEWQAEHGMEGERRGGAGEEEKMEVSPSAEEGGVTTPATPEEPKEEEPATPQTS; this is encoded by the exons ATGCCGGCGATGTTGGAGAAGAACGGCATCGAGATAACTGGAAAGAGACGGGGCAGGAACGCCGTAAACAACCCGAACAAAAGTTATCAGTCCAACGGAAACAGCGTCAACTCCTGGGAAGAGGGGAGTTCGGGCTCGAGCAGCGACGAGGAACACG GTGGCGGTGGGATGCGAGTTGGACCGCAGTACCAAGCCATGGTACCGGACTATGACCCAG TGGACGAATACATCGCCATCGCCAAGGAGAGACACGGCTACAACATGGAGCAG gcgcTGGGGATGCTGTTCTGGCACAAGCACAACGTGGAGAAGTCTCTGGCCGACCTGCCCAACTTCACCCCCTTCCCCGACGAGTGGACGGTGGAGGACAAGGTCCTGTTTGAGCAGGCCTTCAGCTTCCATGGCAAGAGCTTCCACCGCATCCAGCAGATG ctgCCAGATAAGTCAATGGCCAGCCTGGTCAGGTTCTACTACTCTTGGAAGAAGAGCCGCAGTAAGACAAGCCTGATGGACCGCCACGCCCGCaagcacaggagagagagagacaggtacgcTCTAGTAACCATGGTTACCGCCACGCCCGcaagcagaagagagagagacag tgaggatgaggtggaggaggggaacgTGAACGCTCCAAGTGACACAGAATTCCAAGACCCGACCAAGGAG GTGGGGTCGGCGGTGCCTGAGAGCTCCCAGGTGGCTCCGTCCAGCGAGCAGAAG CCGGCCCCCGTGGATAAGCCCGTCCACGTGAAGAGGGAGGGGCCCGGCTTCTCCGGGAAGACCCTGCAGAGGACCAAGAAGAAGCCGCCCAAAGGCATGCACCTGACGCAGGGCGACGTGGCGGCCCTGTCCTGTAGCGCCCCCGCTGCCAAGGGGGTGATACGGCAGCTGGACTCGGAGCTGGTCACCATCAAGCGACAA ATCCAGACCATCAAACAGGCCAACGGCACGTTGAAGGACAAGCTGACCTCGGGAGTGGAGCAGTACAGAATCCCTGAG GTGAACCAGAAGTTCAACACCCGCTGGACCACAGAGGAGCAGCTCCTCGCTGTCCAAG CCATCAGGAAGTACGGCCGGGACTTCCAGGCCATCTCGGACGTGATCGGGAACAAGTCGGTGGTGCAGGTGAAGAACTTCTTCGTCAACTACCGGCGCCGCTTCAACCTGGACGAGGTGCTGCAGGAGTGGCAGGCGGAGCACGgcatggagggggagaggagaggaggcgcaggggaggaggagaagatggaggtgTCTCCGTCtgctgaggagggaggggtcacGACCCCGGCCACGCCCGAGGAGCcgaaggag GAGGAGCCCGCGACGCCCCAGACCtcctga